AAATCAAAGAATTGAAATTGTATTTCCTAAGGGTAAAATACCTATAAATGTTAATGAAATCATTGCTTATTCTGGAGATACAGGAGAAGCAATAGCTCCTCACCTTCATTTTGAAGTGCTACAAGAAACCAATGAAGGTACTATCTTTTTCGACGCTTTAGACTTTTTGGAATATACCGAAACAAGACCTAAACAATTAGAACTTTTACAAATAAGATCCAACAACAAATATTTTGATGTTGTTGAAAATGGCCAAACGATAGTTGAATATTCGGGTCTTTATCCCCGAATTGAAATTAGAGTAAGAGAAAAATTAGGAGATAATTCTACTATTTTACCTAAAAAAATTTCTTTATATATTAACAATATTTTAACTTATAAACTTGATTTTAGTAAAATAAAAGAAGAAGAGTTTTACCAAGGAGATATAATTTATGGTTATGCTTCTACTTCTTCTGTTTATTGGGTAAAAATGTACTCAGATATTCTTTTATCTCCAATTGTCGTCAATGATTTTTCTGCGTTTTCATCTATACCAACAAATGGAAGATTGAATGGTAAAGTTATTTTAGAAGATGCATGGGGAAAGGAGAAGTCTTTTGATCTGATTTTTGTTAGACCTTAAATATTTATTATGATTTCAATTATCTGCTGTATAGAAAATTGGAAGCCCTTCTCCATAAGACGATAAAATATATGATAATAAAAATTAACAAAAAATTATAAATATTGAGTTGAAGAAATTATTTTTTTTGATATAATTTATGCCGGTTATTTTACATAAATATCTCAAAAATAAGATTTTAAATTTAAAGTAGGTTCATGGTAAAGTGTTATCCTCTTCCTGAGAGCGCTATATTAGCC
The sequence above is a segment of the Petrotoga sp. 9PWA.NaAc.5.4 genome. Coding sequences within it:
- a CDS encoding M23 family metallopeptidase; its protein translation is MKKSFLLLITLVFSFTLIFSQLFQPPIKNSYITASFGEYRNTGPLSHFHLGVDFSTFNRRGEPVYASASGSLYKVWLNDPLYGNAIFIYHEKSDLITGYAHLQTFSDKILQYTKLVQNEFGNQRIEIVFPKGKIPINVNEIIAYSGDTGEAIAPHLHFEVLQETNEGTIFFDALDFLEYTETRPKQLELLQIRSNNKYFDVVENGQTIVEYSGLYPRIEIRVREKLGDNSTILPKKISLYINNILTYKLDFSKIKEEEFYQGDIIYGYASTSSVYWVKMYSDILLSPIVVNDFSAFSSIPTNGRLNGKVILEDAWGKEKSFDLIFVRP